A DNA window from Nitrospira sp. contains the following coding sequences:
- a CDS encoding Cytochrome c (MaGe:77307509) — translation MMAQRCRSWVLRSLVLMALIGQGPTVAFATEAAVLKPRVPADKIDEAKTWTNPFEATPENIEKGRALFHGKAFCVTCHGKDGKGLGDIPGLVGKLPRNFTDKIWQAARTDGELIWILKNGSPGTDMASFVPLVLTEEEAWHVLLYVRSFGQP, via the coding sequence ATGATGGCGCAGCGTTGTCGATCCTGGGTGTTGCGGAGCCTGGTTCTCATGGCACTGATCGGGCAAGGCCCTACCGTGGCGTTTGCGACCGAGGCGGCGGTGCTCAAGCCGCGGGTGCCGGCCGACAAAATCGATGAAGCGAAAACCTGGACCAACCCGTTCGAGGCGACGCCGGAAAATATTGAGAAGGGGCGAGCCCTCTTTCATGGCAAGGCGTTTTGCGTGACGTGCCACGGCAAAGACGGCAAGGGATTGGGCGATATTCCCGGCCTTGTCGGAAAGCTTCCGCGCAATTTCACTGATAAGATCTGGCAGGCCGCTCGTACGGACGGTGAGCTGATCTGGATTCTCAAGAACGGGAGCCCGGGCACCGATATGGCATCATTTGTTCCGCTGGTGCTCACCGAAGAAGAAGCCTGGCATGTCCTGCTCTATGTGCGATCCTTCGGACAGCCGTAA
- a CDS encoding hypothetical protein (Evidence 4 : Unknown function but conserved in other organisms; MaGe:77307510): MRKGLLIMIAATAIGCAGVAPQKAMSGEPKSPVEGFDIHVQAPHLMPNGEPGGPFHHYCKGISDKILQCLLFDSTDPKAKLVAIEYFVAKDLTRKLPAIQWHRHFHDHKVEIATGRVQILDMPADQAAKVAEVAAGTDGVIYHLWQHGQEFPDGTVSFPQSLGHQFPGHSDK; encoded by the coding sequence ATGAGAAAAGGACTATTGATTATGATTGCGGCAACAGCTATCGGCTGTGCTGGAGTGGCGCCCCAGAAGGCGATGAGCGGGGAGCCGAAATCGCCGGTTGAAGGGTTCGATATTCATGTGCAGGCCCCGCATTTGATGCCGAACGGAGAGCCGGGCGGCCCGTTCCATCACTATTGCAAAGGAATCTCCGACAAGATTTTGCAATGCCTCCTGTTCGATTCCACCGATCCGAAAGCGAAGCTGGTTGCCATTGAATATTTCGTCGCCAAAGACCTCACTAGAAAGCTGCCTGCCATTCAATGGCATCGCCATTTCCACGACCATAAAGTAGAGATTGCCACAGGCCGCGTCCAGATTCTCGATATGCCGGCGGATCAAGCCGCAAAGGTGGCCGAAGTGGCCGCAGGGACCGATGGCGTGATTTATCATCTCTGGCAGCATGGGCAGGAATTCCCGGACGGCACCGTGAGCTTCCCGCAATCTCTCGGGCATCAATTCCCGGGACATTCAGACAAGTAG
- a CDS encoding Stage 0 sporulation family protein (MaGe:77307511): MPVMNQVTIDEMVKAYPQSVRLTEVKIRDRGEVKKLDAGDLCLRAGDRVFLEVDGEMTYGVVYTAPYETPFIPPMRVLKPILRKANGEDAALVVRLERLSQEAMVYCRAKASEIKLRLKLVEVYGALQRRQLTFVYTADDRIDFRELVRDLARRFGGRIEMRQVGVREEARRLGGLDTCGLVLCCTSFLTEVKPVTVKQARTLGLQVEDPRLLGVCGRLKCCLMFEMMDAQGAVSAPVQKLITPSRPIPPARSS; this comes from the coding sequence ATGCCGGTTATGAATCAGGTCACAATCGACGAGATGGTCAAGGCCTACCCCCAATCGGTCCGGCTGACGGAAGTCAAGATCCGGGATCGTGGAGAGGTGAAAAAACTCGATGCCGGAGATCTGTGTTTGCGGGCTGGCGACCGGGTTTTCTTGGAAGTCGATGGCGAAATGACCTATGGCGTCGTCTACACGGCGCCGTACGAGACGCCGTTTATTCCGCCCATGCGCGTGCTGAAGCCGATTCTCCGCAAGGCGAACGGGGAAGATGCCGCATTAGTGGTGCGGCTTGAGCGGTTGTCTCAAGAGGCGATGGTCTATTGCCGGGCCAAGGCCAGTGAGATCAAGCTCCGGCTGAAGCTGGTAGAAGTGTATGGCGCACTTCAACGCCGGCAGCTGACCTTCGTCTATACTGCGGACGATCGCATCGATTTTCGTGAACTCGTGCGCGATCTTGCGCGGCGATTCGGCGGCCGGATCGAGATGCGCCAAGTCGGGGTGCGCGAGGAGGCGAGGAGACTGGGCGGACTCGATACCTGCGGGTTGGTGCTCTGTTGCACGAGCTTTCTGACGGAAGTGAAGCCGGTAACGGTAAAGCAAGCCAGAACGTTGGGATTGCAGGTTGAGGACCCCCGGTTGCTCGGTGTCTGTGGGCGATTGAAGTGTTGTCTCATGTTCGAAATGATGGACGCGCAGGGCGCTGTTTCTGCACCGGTTCAAAAGCTGATCACTCCCTCACGCCCGATTCCGCCCGCCCGATCTTCCTAG
- a CDS encoding hypothetical protein (Evidence 5 : Unknown function; MaGe:77307512), whose product MRSRLLYQRQYILVMPSMRSLTIPSAGHQYITTKYRQGLSILSHIYQWLAVRLCRRRD is encoded by the coding sequence ATGCGAAGCCGGCTCCTTTATCAGCGGCAATATATTCTGGTCATGCCATCCATGCGGTCCCTGACGATCCCCTCTGCAGGCCATCAGTACATTACCACAAAGTATCGGCAAGGACTCTCCATTTTATCTCATATATATCAATGGCTTGCGGTGCGATTGTGTCGCAGACGCGATTGA
- a CDS encoding ImmA/IrrE family metallo-endopeptidase (MaGe:77307513) gives MVRIPTRVILPFGYQISVRQLTDTEMDKRDANADGIWDDDSRTIYIRKRLPMTRRRYILAHELGHAWLDWQHRHLDEGKASA, from the coding sequence ATGGTACGAATCCCGACCAGAGTTATCCTCCCCTTCGGCTATCAGATTTCAGTCCGCCAGCTGACGGATACTGAAATGGATAAGCGTGACGCCAACGCGGATGGCATCTGGGATGACGACAGCAGAACTATTTATATTCGCAAGCGCCTCCCGATGACCAGGCGCCGCTATATCCTCGCGCACGAGCTGGGCCATGCCTGGCTCGACTGGCAGCATCGCCATCTCGACGAAGGCAAAGCCAGCGCCTGA
- a CDS encoding EVE domain-containing protein (MaGe:77307514) translates to MSHARQYWLMKSEPSVFSIDDLAGAPKRTTCWDGVRNYQARNFMRAMKLGDRVLFYHSNANPPAIVGIAEVAAMAYPDPTQFERTHKHFDSASDPKAPRWDMVDIRHVQTFTAPISLDSLRGEKALVGMALLQKGSRLSVQPVTNREWEHILKLAQE, encoded by the coding sequence ATGTCGCACGCAAGGCAGTATTGGCTGATGAAATCAGAGCCGTCAGTGTTTTCGATTGATGATCTGGCGGGAGCGCCGAAGCGCACGACCTGTTGGGATGGTGTGCGAAACTATCAGGCCAGAAATTTCATGCGGGCGATGAAGCTGGGCGACCGGGTGCTGTTTTATCACAGCAACGCGAATCCTCCGGCCATCGTGGGGATCGCGGAAGTTGCTGCCATGGCGTATCCAGACCCAACCCAGTTCGAGCGGACCCACAAGCATTTCGATTCCGCCAGCGATCCCAAGGCGCCGCGCTGGGACATGGTCGATATCCGCCATGTTCAGACTTTCACGGCTCCAATTTCGCTCGACTCTCTGCGGGGCGAGAAGGCGCTCGTAGGCATGGCGTTGTTACAAAAGGGGTCACGCTTGTCGGTTCAGCCGGTGACGAATAGGGAGTGGGAGCACATACTGAAGCTGGCTCAGGAGTAA
- a CDS encoding hypothetical protein (Evidence 4 : Unknown function but conserved in other organisms; MaGe:77307515), with protein sequence MEPTPFFFGLYKLVKYGVYPLTWIVGLSGLILLFAWLPFSPTRQRWLRMSAIALSALLLILTSPLVAHVLVATLEGQHLPAGVPEPVSNGTIVVLGGGLRDAGSLRPTIELTENSMRQTICGADLYHRGIAPALLITGGDARVFGSGPAEATVMKELAGRLGVPATSIITEDQARTTYENATNTKALLGDRSSIILVASATHMPRAAALFRAQGFDVRPFPCGFQQQHRGTEGWETVSIFDMIPSLWAFRDISDAIEELAGIAIYRLAGKL encoded by the coding sequence ATGGAACCAACCCCGTTTTTCTTCGGCCTCTATAAACTCGTCAAATACGGCGTATATCCCCTGACCTGGATCGTCGGCCTCTCGGGGCTTATTCTGCTCTTCGCCTGGCTTCCATTCTCTCCCACACGACAGCGCTGGCTCCGCATGAGCGCCATCGCGCTGAGTGCACTCTTGCTCATCCTCACCTCTCCACTGGTCGCGCATGTGCTGGTCGCCACACTGGAGGGGCAACACCTTCCGGCAGGGGTCCCAGAACCAGTTTCGAATGGCACCATTGTGGTGCTGGGAGGCGGGCTTCGCGACGCCGGCTCGCTACGCCCCACTATCGAACTGACGGAAAACTCCATGCGGCAAACGATCTGCGGCGCGGACCTATATCATCGCGGCATCGCCCCAGCCCTGCTCATTACCGGCGGAGACGCCCGCGTATTTGGATCGGGGCCTGCCGAGGCAACCGTCATGAAAGAATTGGCCGGCCGCCTTGGAGTCCCTGCAACATCCATCATCACAGAAGACCAAGCCCGTACAACCTACGAGAATGCCACAAACACTAAAGCCCTGCTCGGCGACCGCAGCTCCATTATTCTGGTCGCCTCGGCAACCCACATGCCAAGAGCCGCGGCGCTATTCCGCGCCCAAGGATTCGACGTACGGCCTTTCCCCTGCGGATTTCAGCAGCAACACCGGGGCACGGAAGGTTGGGAGACCGTCTCCATCTTCGATATGATTCCTTCTCTCTGGGCTTTTCGAGACATATCGGACGCGATCGAAGAGCTCGCCGGCATCGCCATCTATCGGCTCGCGGGAAAGCTATGA
- a CDS encoding hypothetical protein (Evidence 4 : Unknown function but conserved in other organisms; MaGe:77307516) has translation MTAMLSGHVIGILKEYMQDLVEQARQDTLAQERFGFAATAYRADHAISDLLALLDDRIESEGLQVGLPEGFLHEMWSLCNEARSQVADRVYVESNMEPQAGSTARTRELTYRALLAFIEARGRASSQEEPGAEGRIKS, from the coding sequence ATGACGGCTATGCTGTCAGGCCATGTCATCGGCATTCTCAAAGAATACATGCAGGATTTGGTGGAGCAGGCGCGGCAGGATACGCTGGCGCAAGAGCGATTCGGTTTCGCTGCAACCGCCTACCGCGCCGACCATGCTATCTCGGACTTATTGGCGTTGCTCGATGACCGGATTGAATCCGAGGGGCTGCAGGTCGGGTTGCCCGAAGGCTTTCTCCATGAGATGTGGAGCCTGTGCAATGAGGCCCGTAGCCAGGTGGCCGATCGTGTGTATGTGGAATCCAATATGGAACCTCAAGCGGGGAGTACAGCGAGAACCAGAGAGCTGACGTATCGGGCGTTGCTGGCGTTCATTGAGGCTCGTGGGCGGGCGTCGTCTCAGGAGGAACCGGGCGCGGAAGGTAGGATCAAGTCCTGA
- a CDS encoding Zinc/iron-chelating domain-containing protein (MaGe:77307517) yields MTTERYDISLNTPAGQLTSAVEVPAGFVPVSAIVPMMRRLGEEAQALEERRSLDAGHAISCQKGCAACCRMLVPVSPPEAFALRDYVQTLPEAEQARLAQRFAVTRTALLARGLWNSLIEMGESTNPPDDAALEPVNRAYYALRLPCAFLDQEVCTIYEQRPAACRELLVTSPPEWCQNPAEHPVAALPVPVRIGPALSLLWGELAGQPPRLIPLATALDWAARHGQENQPRWQGTHILDRALDKVWRFLSQAFQQT; encoded by the coding sequence ATGACAACTGAACGATACGATATTTCCCTGAACACCCCCGCGGGACAACTCACCAGCGCGGTCGAGGTGCCCGCCGGCTTCGTGCCGGTCTCGGCGATTGTGCCGATGATGCGGCGGCTGGGAGAAGAAGCCCAGGCCCTGGAAGAACGGCGGAGCCTTGATGCCGGACATGCCATCTCTTGCCAAAAAGGCTGCGCCGCCTGCTGCCGCATGCTCGTGCCGGTCTCGCCCCCGGAAGCCTTCGCGCTGCGCGACTACGTGCAGACATTGCCCGAAGCGGAACAAGCCCGTCTGGCTCAACGGTTTGCCGTCACACGAACGGCGCTGCTAGCCCGCGGACTCTGGAATAGTTTGATCGAGATGGGCGAATCGACAAACCCGCCTGACGATGCCGCGCTGGAGCCGGTCAACCGCGCCTATTATGCCCTGCGGCTTCCTTGCGCGTTTCTGGATCAGGAAGTCTGCACCATTTACGAGCAACGGCCGGCGGCCTGCCGCGAGCTGCTGGTGACCTCGCCGCCCGAATGGTGCCAGAACCCAGCAGAGCATCCCGTTGCCGCATTGCCGGTTCCGGTGCGGATCGGGCCGGCGCTGAGCCTCTTATGGGGCGAGCTGGCCGGGCAGCCGCCAAGACTGATTCCCCTCGCGACCGCGCTCGATTGGGCCGCCCGCCACGGACAGGAAAATCAGCCGCGCTGGCAGGGCACCCACATTCTCGATCGCGCGCTCGATAAAGTCTGGCGATTTCTCAGCCAGGCGTTTCAGCAAACATGA
- a CDS encoding Phosphoserine phosphatase (MaGe:77307518) has protein sequence MQKPVIACLDLEGVLVPEIWINVALKTGIEELKITTREMPDYDKLMKRRLAILDEHKLTIADIQSEINKMGPLEGAPAFVSWLRERCQVIILSDTFYQFALPLMRQLGYPTLFCNQLEIDGTGRIVAHHMRMPNQKKHSVAAFKSLNFFTMAAGDAYNDTAMLGEADAGFFFRPPDHLPKEFPNFPVTQTYGELQERFAKAGNLT, from the coding sequence ATGCAGAAGCCTGTGATTGCCTGTTTGGACTTGGAAGGAGTGCTCGTGCCGGAAATCTGGATCAACGTTGCGCTGAAGACCGGCATCGAAGAACTCAAGATCACGACGAGAGAAATGCCGGACTACGACAAGCTCATGAAGCGCCGGCTCGCGATCCTCGACGAGCATAAATTGACCATTGCCGACATTCAAAGCGAGATCAACAAGATGGGACCGCTGGAAGGGGCGCCCGCATTCGTGTCCTGGTTACGGGAACGATGCCAGGTGATTATTCTCTCGGACACGTTCTATCAATTCGCGCTGCCGCTCATGCGCCAACTGGGTTATCCCACATTGTTCTGCAACCAGCTTGAAATCGACGGCACTGGACGGATCGTGGCGCACCATATGCGGATGCCGAATCAGAAAAAACATTCCGTCGCCGCCTTCAAATCGTTGAACTTCTTCACCATGGCCGCCGGCGATGCGTACAACGACACCGCCATGCTCGGCGAAGCCGATGCCGGATTCTTCTTCCGGCCTCCGGATCATTTGCCGAAAGAGTTTCCGAATTTTCCAGTGACTCAGACGTATGGCGAACTGCAAGAGCGATTTGCGAAGGCAGGCAATCTGACGTAA